In Mangifera indica cultivar Alphonso chromosome 7, CATAS_Mindica_2.1, whole genome shotgun sequence, the genomic window GACACAAATTCTGCTGTAAAAGTAGGTCAAGTACGCAAAACACAAGACTTTTTCACGTAATTGATATGCTTGATCCTCACGTAACAAAATCAAAGCTTTGTATTGTGTGGTGAAAATGGAGACCTCGTGAGAGCCTGAGCTGCCTTACCATCCACAACATATGAAAATGATCGGAGCTTTCAAGTGCATTACGTTGAGTACGTAGGTGAAGATGtctttaatacataattaaatatggCCATATGTATCTTTATCAACAACAATTGATAAGCAAACCATGTATGTCTTCATCCAATTGATTCAGCATTTGCCCCTTTTTTGCTTCATTTCATATTGGACCCTGTCCAAAGTTTTTCACATTATTGGACCACAGACTCACCTGCCACAATTTTCATGGTCCCAAATGGGAGGCTTCTTTCATCTGAATTCTCGGTGTCTTAATGTGTTATCACCTAACAGTGCCCCTTGTACTTGTCATCTGACTCACATGTCTACTGAACAATCTAGACAAATTAACATAGACTAGCGCTTTAATCCTTCCTATTCCTATTCAAAACCTCCAAGAAATTAGCtgaagttttgaatgcctttcTCAACTAGTTTTCAAATGTTATGAAGAAATATTTGTCCATTTGAAAATGGTGGAAAACATGCAGCTCTCCCCTGACTATTAGCTTCATTCAATGGTGGTCCATTCAGTCTAACTCTTCTACTCGCTATCTTTCTTGCTACAGATTCCCCcaactgattttttttcttcttatagtGACATATTTATAGTATCCCATTTATCCTTTAATGTGCGTTAGACAAATTGTTTAATTCACTAACATTTTCACTACCTATGTTCTAGTCCAACTTGGTTTGAATCCACCCATAATTTCTTgtagttttatgtttttgtataGATAGGAGTggaatttttctttactttcaaGCCGCACATCATATATAGCTAGACTCAAAACTAAGGGAAGCAAACATCGTCCTCAAAGTCTTCAACGGAGAATGAGAGTCTATCTCAACAGTTGAACCAACCCTTCCTATCACTGACATCTTTGTAAAGTTATAGTTGCCTCCCAGGACCACTCCCTTTCACTATCAACTTCCTCGTATCAATTCATAAAACATTAGAAGTCGTGCCAAtgaattttcctttctttcttgtGGTAGGCTTCTTTgtcttgattttaatttattgcttGTCAATTTCACCATTATTCCCATCTtcacatatttcatattttgtgaAGAACCCCATTTTGTGTGCTCAAAGATCTGCAGCGTCACATACGCAACTCCCTGTGGCAACATTGCATACACAACATCTGGGTGCATTgttaggaaaaaaaatcaatgtcGATATGTGTGTAAAAATATGTTTGGAATACTGTTAGCCCAATAATTTGTTTGTGTGGAAGAGGGGCCTTGCTGTCCTTGTGTAAACGACAAAGATCGTTGTCTTTCGTTCAAAATGCTGGAAACCGCATTGGATGAAACATGAACCTTCATATGTCAAGAAGAATAGGAATACGTCCATTCTTCCTAACCTTTCTGGAtccttgttttgtttcaataatttaacGTCATTAAGTAAATCGACAACTTTGTGCGGGCTGAAGAGCCTCCACTGTCCACAACATCGGCCCGGGGCACATGAAAATGAGCAGACAACACATTTCCATTTAGGCCATTTTCATAGAAAATCAAACAATGGAACTACCGTAAATGTGTTGCCTGCTGCGGAAGCTAGAGCAAGAGCAATTGTAGTTAGCTGCTTTAGAAACTAAGAATAGAAACAGAAATGGCGATGGGTTACTGCAATTTGTGGTTCATAGTTTATGTCCAACAGAAACATGTTCTTGATAAACTTTACTGGAATAAACGAAAGATACAGATGTACAACAAGAAAAACGAAGACCTATCGAATTTCAGAACTTTaacattaaaagtaaaaaaaaatctccttcATTCATGCATGAAGCAACAGTTCAGAGCTCCTCATCGCGAACTCTATTAACTACATTATCTTTCAACTCTTTGGATTTGTGCTTTGTAGCTTCATAGTTTGAAGCAATGTTATCTCTAGCAGAAACTAGCTTCTCCTCTGCTTTATTCTTGGCTGTTTCATAACCATGCTTGGCTTTATCCTTGGCCCACCCTAATTGCTCCTCTGTCTCCTCTTGCTTTCTCTTGCTTTCCTCCGCAGCCTTCTTCCCCATTTCTTCCGCCGCTTCTTTTGCTTCCTCTGCCTTTCTAGATGCATGCTGCTTTGCTTCCTCAGCCGTTGTTGATGCTCTTTCCTTGGCTTCATTCGCCTTCTCTGCCGCTGCATCCTTGACATTACGAGCCTTCTCCTTTGCTGCATCCTTTGCATTACTAGCCTTCTCCTTTGCCGCTTCTTTGGTCTCCGTGGCTGAATTTGTCGTGGAACTGAGCTTTTCCTTAGTTGCACCTGCTATGTTACTAGCTTTCTCAGTTGCTGCATCCTCCATGTCACGAGCCTTCTCCTTAGCTTTGTTGGCTATGTCACTGGCCTTCTCCGAAGATGCATACATACCATCAGCAGTTTTGTCCTTGGCTGCGTTCGTCATGTCACTTGCTACATTCTTGGTATCTCTGGCTTTCTCAGCTGTGTATTTAGCGGCTCCTGCCCAGTATTGCAATAAGTTTTCTAGTTCAAAAGAGACACAAAGTAATTGAAGTGAACGTAATTACTAACCAGAAGCCATGTCTTCAACCTTGTCCTTAGTCTTCTTAGCAGTTTCAGTGGCTGAATCAGAAGCTTTCTTGGCAGTCTCCTTTGCTTCCTCTGCTTTTAGGCCAAGTCCTTCTGAGATCTTCTCCTTCGCCCATCCTGCCCATGACTCTGATGTTTCCCTGGTCTCTTTACCCATCTCTGCTGCCTTATCTTTGACTTGGTTTGTCTTGCCTTTCAACTCCTTATAGTCTTCCCCATCATCCTTACTTGGTGGCGTATGTCCGACGCTGGTGCTGCTACAACTAATGGTAAACGCCATCACTATCACCATTAACAAACCCAGATAAACATAAAGCCTAGAAGTTTGCTTCAAACCCATGATACTATATCGAAAATGTTACTGGTTTTTATTTAGAGAACAACTGATGATAAAGTGGAAGTTGCAATGTGACTTGAAGGTCGTGGTTTTATAGTAGCTAGTGAAACGGTGATGAATATCGGAAATGAGGTGTGCCATGGACGTGGCAAAATCAGAAACTTCCAGCGTTGTGAGATTGCCATGTAAACCACGAGTGTCAGCACTTCCTCAGCTGTTGCGTGTCTTATTGGTACATCATACACCTATCAAAATATGGCACGATAAACTGCGAACCCACTTCTGAAAACGTGTCCTTTTTTCATGTCAATTACGTGCATGTTGAACGTAATGAGTTCCGGTTGGCTGCTTCAGGTGAAGCAGCAATGAGCGAAGCTTGCATTCTGACCTGAGTTTGGAATCTCTGATGCATGTTCACATACGAGAGTGATCTCTTATTCAGGATTTTGGatggttggaaaaaaaaaattacatatgtTGATTACAGctacataaataatgaaataattcaTCTGCTGAAAAGGCCAGCGCGCACAATGACTAGTTTGCAGATTCCACCACCAAAATGAGCTACATATCCTGGTGAGTGGTGCCAAAACTTCTGTTCAAGAAGGAAGACTATGAAAAATGATCAGTTTTGtttatgtactaaaaaaatgaaatgatagaTCCTGTTGCATTCAAAGAATATCTTCATATGAATTTCAGTGAAGGCCGAGACTTGAGTGAGCAACATTAGATCTTGCAAAATTCTAATGGGCAACCAATGTGGCATTCAGCAAAAACTCGAGCTTgtttacaacaaaaaaatagtAAGCATTGAATATATTAATCGCAGTAAATATCAGATTGGACTCGATTTAGGTGGAAAGTGGGCAGGGGCAGTTTTAAAAGGAGAGGAATAAGAGGGCCAAAGttttatttcccacccaagttttagtgtaATCTCAAAAGCACATCCGTAAcagttgaaaaactcaaacacccatcAATAGAGtaacttctattaaatttttttattagagaaaaagacaaaatcGTCGTTTtctccctaaaccctaaaactctaaaaaattgtaacatttttttctcttagtttagaaaattaatattttttccctaggattaagttttgaaaagtaacattttcctcCATTTCAAATTTCCCGACTATTTTCCAATGAATGATGACCACTCTCTCCCTCTTGACAATGACTCTCCCTTCGAAGCCTTCTCTATCTGATTGAATTTCATATGGATTTAAAGAATCTAGACAAAACCCTTCGTCTGACCGATGAAGGTGTCATTTGAATGATGATGACGTGTTCAGACCAAAAGTTAGTTGTCTCTAACATCTATCAGAAGGAGAGGGCTTCAGATAGAGATAAAGCATCAGAGAGAGAGCCATCACCAGGAGGGAGAGAGTTACCGTCGTTTGCTGGGAAATTTGAAAGAGGacaaatatcactttttaaaacttaattataagggaaaaatgttagtttttcaaattaaaaatgaaaaatgttataaattttcaagGTTTTAgaattcaagagaaaaataacgattttatcctctcctttaatagaagttaatccataaatgaatatttatgttttttaattgcCACGAGAAtgcttttaagattaaactaaaacttggttAAGAAATAATCATTGGCCCGAAGAAGAGTGGGAATGGGAAAGGAGAGTGGAGAGGAAGTTGGATTTTGTTAGGCCattctttaaatttaaggaGAGTGCTGACCTCTCTGATACTAATAGAACTGGAGAGAGTAACATTTCGAATAGCTAAACAAACTTGTTGGACATTCAGGCCCATCAAAAACCACGCCAGGGAGTAA contains:
- the LOC123221122 gene encoding late embryogenesis abundant protein D-29-like translates to MGLKQTSRLYVYLGLLMVIVMAFTISCSSTSVGHTPPSKDDGEDYKELKGKTNQVKDKAAEMGKETRETSESWAGWAKEKISEGLGLKAEEAKETAKKASDSATETAKKTKDKVEDMASGAAKYTAEKARDTKNVASDMTNAAKDKTADGMYASSEKASDIANKAKEKARDMEDAATEKASNIAGATKEKLSSTTNSATETKEAAKEKASNAKDAAKEKARNVKDAAAEKANEAKERASTTAEEAKQHASRKAEEAKEAAEEMGKKAAEESKRKQEETEEQLGWAKDKAKHGYETAKNKAEEKLVSARDNIASNYEATKHKSKELKDNVVNRVRDEEL